The Procambarus clarkii isolate CNS0578487 chromosome 15, FALCON_Pclarkii_2.0, whole genome shotgun sequence genomic interval GCGGCGCCCCCACCCGCCCACTCCACCTTCAGCGGCGCCCCCACCCGCCCACTCCACCTTCAGCGGCGCCCCCACCCGCCCACTCCACCTTCAGCGGCGTCCTCACCCGCCCACTCCACCTTCAGCGGCGCCCCCACCCGCCCACTCCACCTTCAGCGGCGCCCCCACCCGCCCACTCCACCTTCAGCGGCGCCCCCACCCGCCCACTCCACCTTCAGCGGCGCCCCCACCCGCCCACTCCACCTTCAGCGGCGCCCCCACCCGCCCACTCCACCTTCAGCGGCGCCCCCACCCGCCCACTCCACCTTCAGCGGCGCCCCCACCCGCCCACTCCACCTTCAGCGGCGCCCCCACCCGCCCACTCCACCTTCACCGGCGCCCCCACCCGCCCACTCCACCTTCAGCGGCGCCCCCACCCGCCCACTCCACCTTCAGCGGCGCCCCCACCCGCCCACTCCACCTTCAGCGGCGCCCCCACCCGCCCACTCCACCTTCAGCGGCGCCCCCACCCGCCCACTCCACCTTCAGCGGCGCCCCCACCCGCCCACTCCACCTTCAGCGGCGCCCCCACCCGCCCATTTCTTCCTGAACATCGCATGCCTCGGTACAAGAAAAAATCAGCACAGAATAACTTCAACACAGACCAGTAATGTCCGCTGTGCTGTGGTGACTGCTTCACACCAAGCCTCTAATACACTAACTCGCTGTGGCAAAGAAATATTAAAAACCCTCcataaacccccctcccccccccagggaaGTATATAGCGACGAAATCTGGGGTACAAAACAcgacaacccctcccccctccccccccccctccaaccacaaATCACTCAGAAAACAACAACACCGAGACCTAAGCCCCCATCAGGAGTGACACCGTTACCTGATTCTCCTCCGGGGTTTCACCTGGGActcgttggaggggggggggagggggcgcatGTTAACAACCCTGATTGGCGCCAGCCTCAGCGTCAAGCGTTTGACGATGTAAACATTTATTACCCGATAAATTTGAGTCGAGTCTCTATGGCAAGCCGGTGGGCTGCGTTGGCTTAGGTACTGAACAGGTTCGTAGATGACATGTGCAACAAGGCGTGTTGTACATGATTATAGTTCAACATTCCAGCTTCCTTCTCAAGCCTTGGGATTACACGGTAATCCCCTTCGGATTTTATCAAATGAAAACTTAATCTAACGTCATCAAAGCTTGTCGAGCCTAGCCCGCCCTAATCTTATCTAGCCTTCCTTCACCTAGTCGAGCCTAGCCCAGTCTAGCACGAATTATATTTCCCTCGAAAACTGCATAACGCACTAATACGCGTGAATCTGTCTCGTCTCGTCCTCAATACGCTTTAGACTCCAGCTCAGAGCCAACATTCATcaagtatgcaggcgatgagtcacaataacgtggctgaagtatgttgaccagaccacacactagaaattgaaaagtcacaagtcacaatcgacttgagaatggtccaggacggaccgaaacgtcgtcgtcccttcaatttctagtgtgtggtctggtcaacattcatcAAGTATTTACGTATCCACttgaggaacctgtacatctctctCCTCAAGTCATGACGGCTTCGTTTACATTCATTAAACAGTTGACGAGCttcgaaacttcacaacccaaagcTTTTGTTATTATTAACAACCCATGTTGTACACAGACGTTATGGGTACGAGACGTGCTTGTACCCTGGATGACACGACAAGCACACTGTTGCTGTGATTGTTTTTACAACTGCCTACAATGtgatgtctgaagtagcttgtaatattaaatggaatgtaatttttgccaatgataataactcttgtataaaatttgtgtggattccatcccatgttggagttggaaaacatgactttgtagatcaattggccaatgaggcttgcaggaaagaaaacactgattatgactttggactatctaatgcagttattagaaacatacaaattaaagaaattaattcagatttagaagaactaagaaatgcccagagacctgaaagctgcagtattaaaagttatgacaagttgtgtaataataggtatttgtatggtcagcacagtaaccggaccaggcaatgtgatgtagtcattgctgtaattcgccttggctatagacacatctggcaggttagtgaggctgagccactaccagaatattcagattgtaaactctgtgataaacctttaatgcgttCACTAGAAcagtatattgatgaatgtgaaaccgtagaggactttagacctcctggcctcttgtaccaccaactgtgtaactattttattgactcaggtgttctggacgacatcctaacaatttacccaaaatttgcttgtccattttaaagaatgaagaacagtttttatttatattacttctaagctgtatcacttatgaacccatccctgcccttgtgtggcagtgcacaatagaaagttgctttcacatattcatacattaaaacattgattgtaaccatgatatgtgctccagcctacagtttagacctattgtcttatgtatgaccctctgtcctgcgtgacagtgaatactagcattatcctcaatttaataagactatcaaaatccgcagattaggcaaaattgtaattaattttgtcaataaagatgttaataataataagcctacagtgtggcacagtgtgggGAAGGGCAGGCAACCCGACCTTCTAATACAAGGTCACATTTTGTCCTCTACCAAAGgggcaaaaattgtcgtactagaaagtggaagtggctcgcgaaattgacacactgtcccgttttctgttctctggtaggttagggtaaGGGCACTTTACTACGACAATttattgacgttgggaaaccttaggaagacagattgatgattgataaagattaagccacccaaaaggtggcacgggcatgaatagcccgtaagtggaggcccttttgagccattaccagtatcaagagctgatactggagatctgtggaggtgcgactgcaccctgcgtgacgggagatgtctcccgtgaggaaGACAGGCTGCCTGTAATGTAATCTACTGAGGATGGAGCGAGGTAGAGGGGTAAGGGGACGTAGCCCCCCCCACAGAGGGGGGAAACGCAGTTACACACACGTTCCTAATCTTTGAAAAAAGACTTTCTCAAGTGACACAGAAAAATCATCATGACTGACTGCATCTGAAAAAAAAGAAACTAAGCTCGCGGGTGGCCATTCCTCTTCCGCGAGCTACAAGCAGTACGTGATAAGCCTGCTGCTGTCAACCAACAATCTTATGAAACAAAAACCACATTGAGAAATTAGTTTTGTTTTAATTTGTTCATTAATTTGGGAGGCCGGAGTGTTTGGTTAGACCCGCTGTGGTATAACCCCACTGACGGGCAAATGACGTTAACATAATtaattaggttatcttgagatgatttcggggctttttagtgtccccggggcccggtcctcgaccaggcctccaccccccagaaagcagcccgtgacagctgactaacacccaggtacctgttttactgctaggtaacaggggcatagggtgaaagaaactctgcccattgtttctcgccggcgcctgggatcgaacccaggaccacaggatcacaagtccagcgtgctgtccgctcggccgactggctccctgtcagtggacacaatatccaagCGTAACGTGGAACCAAGGCCACTCTTGGATATTGTGCGCACTGGAGGGGTTATGGACGCTGGTGCAAGAATCATAACATCATTAAGCAAGTTCTACTCGTAATTgatcaaattaaataaaataattccaTGTCATATCCCGAATGAACGATCATTATCCCGATTATATAATCGGGATAATGAAACATATTTACCATCTGACACGAGTTTTGCAAATAGGGAATCAATcacgttgcaggcgatgagtcacaataacgtggctgaagtatgttgaccagaccacacactagaaggtgaagggacgacaacgtttcggtccgtcctggaccattcccaagtcgattgtcgacttcaaaatggtccaggacggaccgaaacgtcgtcgtcccttcaccttctagtgtgtggtctggtcaacaatcaatCACGTTAAGCTTGGCATTTTCTCCCACAGTTGACAACAGTCCAACTTTCGCCAACATTTAAATCAAGCGAAATTTGTGTATAAAATAACATTCGTCTTGAAAACGTCCGTGCATGTGCAAGAGGCGCCGGTGCAGGCGTGACTGTCAATATGACTGTATATATAGCTTACAAACTGAATTGCCAGTTGTCACTGTCATTCACAAGGGGAGTTCATCAACAACTGGCCGTTGTAAGTTATCCAGTGGGGCCAAACCATGCTAGAGTAACGTCGAATCAACGTTGAAACGACTTTGTTTGACCAACATCTGCTGACTGGGTCAgtgagcaaccccccccccccacacacacacacacacacacacacacacacacacacacaggggtctcgcagcctgatggatagcgcgcaggattcgtaattctgtggcgcgggttcgattcccgcacgaggcagaaacaaatgggcaaagtttctctcaccctgaatgcccctgttacctagcagtaaataggtacctgggagttagtcagctgtcacgggctgcttcctggggtgtgtgtgtgtgtgtgtgtgtggtgtggaaaaaaaaaagaaaaaaaaaaagtagttagtaaacagttgattgacagttgagaggcgggccgaaagagcagagctcaactcccgtataaacacaactagtaaacacacacacacacacacacacacacacacacacacacacacacacacacacacacacgcgcgcctcCAAGCTGTTGTATCTATGCTGTTAACAAGTTTAAAGCTTAGCCATTGAGTGCTGGCGTAGTTCTCACAGCTTTGTTATAACAGGGTAATTTAAGCGTTTTCTGAACAAAACTTGTGGAGActcaaggaggggggaggggggggggtgaagggccaCACACTGTCTATGAACAATTTGATGCTGTTATCGAGCCGGTAAGTTTATGTGAACAAAAGCTACAAAGTGATGTAGGGAGGggggcaggggccagattcacgaagcagttacgtaagcacttacgaacctgtacatcttttctcaatctttgccggctttgtttacaattattaaacagttaaggagcaccagaaggctgttaataacaataacagttgattgggaagttttcatgcttgtaaactgtttaataagtgtaaacaaagccgtcaaagattgaggaaagatgtacacgttcgtaagtgcttgcgtaactgcttcgtgaatctggccccaggactcgTCAAGCATTCATGCAACGACTgacgaagcctgtacatctttccgcaGTGATGGCCGCCGCTTAGTCGACATTTATACAACAGTTTACGAGCACCGGAGCTATACGAGGTCGTTCACATCGACAACCTTCCCTTGTTAAGTGTTGAAGATAAGTGTTGTATTAACTTGCAGAAAATCGCATGTTCCTCCCCGtccaccacttgggctggacggtagagcgacggtcccgcgtcatgcaggtcggcgttcagtacccgaccgtccaagtggttgggcaccattcctttcctccgtcccatccccaaatccttatcttgacccctgcCAAGTATAATCGTGGTGGATTGAAACTTTCTTCGAGAGTTCCCTTCTTCCCCTTCACAAAATCACTTGAAATCACTTTCAACAAGTGATTAAACATGCTAAAAAAAATAAACGTAAAATATAAGTGTAAATTATGAGGGTCAAACAAGGTCAAACAAGGTCAAACAAGGTCACAACTCGGGTTAATGGGACGCCATTATGGAGATTGACGTGACTTCCGGTCACTGGTCTGCGGGAACCTGAAGCACTTATCCTAAAGCTCTCAGGAAAGTATGTGATTGATAATACTAAAGGAACTTACAAGTATAGGATtaatccgggagacatctcccgtcacgcagggtgcagtcgcacctccacagatctccagtatcagctcttgatactggtaatggctcaaaagggccaccacttacgggctattcgtgcccgtgccacctcttgggtgacttaatctccatcaatcaatcacaGGATTaacgcaccgctcctgtgccaggtaagcttacTACGGGCCCACcagagcccgtgctacttgctccctcctgtgccaggtaagttacgggctcactatagcccgtgctacttgctccctcctgtgccaggtaagttacgggctcactatagcccgtgctacttgctccctcctgtgccaggtaagttacgggctcaccatagcccgtgctacttgaaacttgttcTAAGTaggtgaatctataacaacaacaacatacaggattATTAATCCGTTCGCGGGAGGTGTTGAGGAAGCCGACTTAGGCGTAGTGTTGTGTGGGCGGGTAGTCGGCCATCGTGGCCCTGgcctgctggccacacactgtctTCACAAGACGGCCATCGTGGCCCTGgcctgctggccacacactgtctTCACAAGACGGCCATCGTGGCCCTGgcctgctggccacacactgtctTCACAAGACGGCCATCGTGGCCCTGgcctgctggccacacactgtctTCAC includes:
- the LOC138364851 gene encoding uncharacterized protein, which gives rise to MSSARKLRLNTNRLDETSEKAFTSILKLRSTEELAIHFLQAKAAKKRPNCNVLIQLWRPHPPTAPSAAPPPAHSTFSGAPTRPLHLQRRPHPPTPPSAAPPPAHSTFSGVLTRPLHLQRRPHPPTPPSAAPPPAHSTFSGAPTRPLHLQRRPHPPTPPSAAPPPAHSTFSGAPTRPLHLQRRPHPPTPPSAAPPPAHSTFTGAPTRPLHLQRRPHPPTPPSAAPPPAHSTFSGAPTRPLHLQRRPHPPTPPSAAPPPAHSTFSGAPTRPFLPEHRMPRYKKKSAQNNFNTDQ